Proteins encoded in a region of the Magallana gigas chromosome 8, xbMagGiga1.1, whole genome shotgun sequence genome:
- the LOC109620476 gene encoding P2X purinoceptor 7, with the protein MESEYNESTDDESTEEETIQRRGRGRPRKVSGRGRGRPRTVRAESQWPRDTRPGSRASKRKQPADDALAALEERRRDIERRVDALSPTEIRETLIRVVEENPEYLFAILGSSNKEPQQPEGPGPSQSQPSWCVCTFCKEMPTQRERLCCQTDPESCISRLPDFRVLMLDEAVLAVARLYRQDILAMPEDEDRNRANRHTAYRQFVLWHHGRLGAGDRRVIPSCCVWRIREKFPDPLGHYVGFKNDPLQ; encoded by the exons ATGGAATCGGAATACAACGAG AGTACAGACGACGAATCGACCGAGGAGGAGACAATTCAGAGAAGGGGGCGTGGGAGACCACGAAAGGTGTCGGGAAGGGGGAGAGGGCGACCTCGAACGGTCCGGGCCGAGTCGCAATGGCCGCGGGATACCAGGCCTGGTAGCAGAGCCAGCAAAAGAAAACAACCCGCTGACGATGCACTTGCAGCACTGGAAGAGCGTAGGCGAGACATTGAG agaAGAGTTGATGCACTCTCCCCTACTGAGATAAGGGAAACTCTCATAAGAGTTGTCGAGGAGAATCCAGAGTACTTGTTTGCTATTCTGGGCTCCAGCAACAAGGAACCACAGCAACCTGAAGGTCCTGGGCCCTCGCAGTCACAACCGTCTTGGTGTGTCTGCACTTTTTGTAAGGAAATGCCAACTCAAAGGGAACGACTGTGTTGTCAAACAGATCCGGAGAGTTGCATTTCTAGACTACCT GATTTCAGAGTTCTTATGCTCGATGAGGCTGTCCTGGCTGTAGCCAGACTCTACCGGCAGGATATCCTGGCCATGCCAGAAGACGAGGACAGGAACCGAGCGAACAGACATACAGCCTACCGTCAGTTTGTTCTTTGGCACCATGGTAGGCTCGGGGCAGGAGACAGACGTGTCATACCAAGTTGTTGTGTCTGGCGCATCAGAGAAAAATTTCCCGACCCACTTGGTCATTATGTTGGGTTTAAAAATG